From Planctomycetaceae bacterium:
AATCTATGCTTTCAAGACCGGCAAGAACAGCGGCTCTATCGAGCTGATTGTTAATCGGTCTGTCCGGCCCTTTGATTTTTTTGATACTGCTGTCGCTGTTAAGGCCGAGTACGACAATGTCGCCTTGCTTCTTGCAGAAACTTAAATATTCGATATGTCCCCGATGCAGCACATCGAAGCATCCGTTTGTGAAAACGATTTTCTGCTTGTGATTTCTGTGCCAGTCGAGTTGCGGGGCAAGCTGTTCACTGCTTTTGATTTTTGAGCCGCTTTTTTGCTGCCTGCTGATAAGTTCGTTCACTATTTCATCGATAGAAACGGTCGCTGTTCCGAATTTTTCAACTTCGATACCGCCTGCTACGTTTGCGATTTGCACCGAGTTGGTATAATCGATACCCGCCGCAAGAGCCGCCGCCAAAGCCGCGAGCACCATATCGCCCGCGCCGGAAACATCGTAAACTTTCCTTACAATCGTCGGGATATGCTCAGCGATGGAATTTGTTTTTAAATATGCGCCGTCTTTGTCGAGCGTAATTATAACAGCTTCAAGGCTCAATTTTTTGATTAGAAATTCAGCCGCTTTCGCCGCGTCATCGACAGTTTTTATTTCAATGCCTGACGCTATTGATGCTTCCAGACGGTTTGGCGTTATTACCGATGCGCCTGCGTATTTTATGAAGTCCGCTTTGGGGTGCGGGTCTATCAGAATTTTTTTGCCGGCGTGTTTTGCGATTTTGATTAAGTTTTTGCAAAAACTTTCTTCGAAAAAGCCCTTATTGTAATCCTGCAAACAGACGATATCGACTTTATCTATTAATGATTTGAAACGTTCGATAAATTGCGTGTACAGTTCTTCGCCCAGAAGGCCGTCTTCTTCTTCGTCAACCCGCAGGAGTTGCTGCGGATGAATATGCTGGGCAAGTCCGACAAATCTCTGTTTGGTAATTGTCGGCCTGTTAGCTAATTCAATCAAACCGGTTGTGTCCGCTTGGCCTCCGAGCAATGTTTTAAGTATATTGGCGTTTAAATCTTTGCCGATAACGC
This genomic window contains:
- a CDS encoding bifunctional heptose 7-phosphate kinase/heptose 1-phosphate adenyltransferase, which gives rise to MHDELIKLVQNLGSPKIMLAGDFLLDVYVYGDALRISPEAPVPVLKVVKKEHRPGGAASVAADLSALGCKPYCLGVIGKDLNANILKTLLGGQADTTGLIELANRPTITKQRFVGLAQHIHPQQLLRVDEEEDGLLGEELYTQFIERFKSLIDKVDIVCLQDYNKGFFEESFCKNLIKIAKHAGKKILIDPHPKADFIKYAGASVITPNRLEASIASGIEIKTVDDAAKAAEFLIKKLSLEAVIITLDKDGAYLKTNSIAEHIPTIVRKVYDVSGAGDMVLAALAAALAAGIDYTNSVQIANVAGGIEVEKFGTATVSIDEIVNELISRQQKSGSKIKSSEQLAPQLDWHRNHKQKIVFTNGCFDVLHRGHIEYLSFCKKQGDIVVLGLNSDSSIKKIKGPDRPINNQLDRAAVLAGLESIDYIVIFDEPDPLNIIMQVKPDILVKGQDWAEKGVIGREFVEGNGGKVVLAQLVEGKSSTGTIEKMKSLWKRDK